A window of Pararge aegeria chromosome 27, ilParAegt1.1, whole genome shotgun sequence genomic DNA:
GGTGTTGCAAATATGCGTATAATCCTCCTCGCGTAGTTGCCTATTTTCCTTAACGAACCAATCCGATATGACCTGTAGTTGTGCAGCAGTGATGATTTTAAGGTCATTCTTGAACCACAATCGGTCGCAAACAGAGCAAGCGTGGCCAAATTCGTTGTCCAGAAATGTAGTTTTAAACCTCTTTATTGACGACGACCATTTGATATTCCAGGTTGATTGTTCCGGTTGCACTGCTGTGTGAGTCGGTGGAGTACTTATTTGTGAAACAATTTGAGCAGCTCTACGCTGTCTGTAAGCACGTTGTCGCTGAGCGCTGGTCTGGGCAGTAACTGTTCTTTCCACTACCACAGGAGCAGACACTGTGGCTGACTCTAGTGTGCCGGTGTCAAGAGCTGAGTTGGCGAGTCTACGTTGCTTGCATCTACGTTGTCTTTCGGCGGCTGCTTTTGCAAAATCTGCTGCCTCTGCAGGAGTTCTTTCCGCGGCCTTACGTTTTCTATACATACTTTGTCGTCGCGCTTTGCCGTTATGGGGTGTGTGTGGCACAGCGAAAGGTATGGCAGACGTTGGTGGCACGATATCATCAGTCTCCATCGGTGTACTGGACGTTGAAGGAATTTGTACATCTGGCTCCATTGTACTAAAATTGAACAAATTAGAAATTATTGTTtctcatatttttaaatgttttcaaatacagtgtaaactctttataacataattttttataacgaTAAACTCTCTATAACATAGAAAAGATCACAATTTGGTTggtttagttttaaaaagttattaatataaataattaatttgaaatttcacAAAATTTGTGtatgttaaattcattttttatttcaaatttttgcaTAAATTGAACTTTGTTGAAacagttattaatataaataacaaattcgAGAATTCACAAAATTGGTTTATGTTAAATCAATCAGTTGttataagttattaataaatttaacttgttttacattgttataaatataaaagctaaatttaaaagttagaacatttatttaaatcacaTTAATTGTTAATATCAATCGATTTTAATTCAAAGTGTATTTTCTAAAAGGAGAAAACTAATTCACATTTGATCTTTGAATTTGTAAATCGCGCGCTTACGACCTTGCGCAGTGATTAGTCGTCTTGGTTTGAATGTTTGAAAGTTTCGATTTGACAGGTTGGAGGTTAAACAttgttatttcaattttttacatAGCAAGTCGCGCTCATTTTTTCAagttaaacaaattattattggtTGAGAAACGATTTATACTACTTTTTTGATTGAAAACTACCACAACATTGTGATTTCTACAACATAACCTATTCACTTATGTCTTAGTCATTTATTTCATCATGTTATATTATCAGTCTGAAATTATTTACCTTTGCTGTTTGAATTGTTGCGATGGACGAAACTACCTTCACATTATCACTACACAATCGTTTTACAATTAACTGGCAACGTGTAAACTTGTATGCAGGCGCCTAAGCGAAATAGAAGGGCAAGACATGAACCGGTGTGTATGCCTATCTCTCTCACTCTCTCTCgctctgtctctctcgctcttaggcgggctaactgtgctcgagtggaagggacgcgtgcctttgactttttatgtctgtctctctcgctcttaggcgggctaaccatgcccgagtggaagggacgcgtgcctctcactcgctcttattttgagcgcataacgtgagcggagcgtaacgcagtttcttgaagtgtcacccggcaaaccaatttataagacgttgtcacgtcaaaatctTAAAGATTGAACACGTAATCGTAAGAATTCACTGCACCAAAGTCCAAGGACAATGTAACGTTAATGGGAGGCGCGACTTCTTGGCGTAATTACAGCCCGCCAGTGTTTGTACGATCATCGCGGTGTACGAATTGACCGATACAAGTGAGTGTACCAAGCCaggagcagcgttgtgggtctatgctctaaaaccgtgtCCATGAGTCTattcccagctgtgggacgtAAATACGCTGCAGGTCCAATAACTATGGATGTAGAGACTTAGACTTGAGTTATGCAGCCTAGAGGTTTATCGATATCCAATGTCATCTAAGAGAAAACTCTTTAATCTTTGCATAATTCCTGTCCTGACTTAAGGATGCCAAACGTTGGCGCTGACGCAAAACCCTCCAAAAAACTTGCCAACGAGGTATGGAACCCAGCATGTTGGGCTTCACTGGAAAGGATAGGAAGAGGTGCAAAGACTTAAGAGAAATCACTAAGCTCTGACCAAAACGTTAAAATGGAGATGGAGAAACGCGAGAAATGGACCAAAACTTTGACTGAATGGGACGTTAGGGATGGCTCAAAAAGAAAACAGGGTAGACAAAGTATCCGATGGGCCGATGATATCAAGTAGACGGCGGGCATACTATGGTAAATGCAAGCTCGGCACACATGGAAACACCTAAAGGATGCCTATGCGTCAGGAGACGCGCTGATTACTATTAACTCAAGTGCGAGATAGTAGTGTTAATAATTTAGATTTACATATTGCAAATACTGTATATAAACAGATTTATATAAACTATGTACAATATGTATAAGAGGATGATTTTTgccatcatcatctcaaccaatagacgtccacagctggacatgggtcttttgtagggagttccacaatccacggtcctgagccgcttgcctccagcgactcccagagtctcgcctgatgtcatctgcccatcgcgttgggggccgacctacgctgcggtgtggggtcgccattctgGCACCTtaaaccccaacgtccatcggttctccgagttggtaactctagttatCCTACGcactcctcatttctgatatcaccacgtagagatactcttagcatagctctcttcatcgcccgctgagtgactctggtaccttcttatgaggcccatagttagcgaccacgtctcagatccgtaagtcatcactggcaacacgcactgttcgaagactttattGATtatggacgagaagatgtcaccgagtttcccgaacgctgcccatccgagttggattcagCGGTTCACCTTCGGCGGACCTACCTAAATGGATCATGTATCTTAGATATAtttactcgtctacaattttgAGTGCAGAGCTTCCAAAAATaactgggtggagcggaacatgatcgttagacataattttggtcttgctcatgttcatttgatgcaatcttcctactgcatgcataccctggtaaataactGGCACGCCAGTGTGTATACTATctggtagatcagaatacagatgtcaccaccccttctcttttCGCTGGTGACAAGGCTACTgtgggaatataatggagaacggaCAGAAACATCCTCTGAACTACTACTAGCTTCTGAGATCACCGACCGCCCTCCTGTTATGAGAGGCCTTAGCTCCAGAAGGCTAAATGCCTCTCAAAACCGCCTAACGATAATGAAAGAAATAtacacctaacctaacaatAATGAGAATTGTAGAAGATACATCCTGTCCAGAGTGTGGTGAGGTGGAAACCAGCTTTAGCACTGGTAAGATGGGAACATAACGATCGAATATTGAAGCAGACCTAGTAGGACCTTTCTACAGGGAAATGGTGAAGTTCCCcaaagagactggtaggttttaGTGGGGGATGCTGCCGGGACGCTAGTAAACCTgcgtctcaaacatggggaatagtgTAGAATattccttacagaggactgatcacccgtctggcaatggcaggcttCCCctcattaatatatatatacatatatatgaaaGAGATATATGATCTAACAAatcatgaaattcaaaaatattaaaaaagtgtttttaaataCCTTTGGCGTTTGTCCGATGATTTAGATGTTTGAGTCAAGTCAGTTTTCTTTTCCACTTCTGAATCTTTCTGTcgaatttttacaatttcttcgCTTAACATTAGTTCAACCTTAATTGGTTTTATCAGGCTGTCGTCATGATGCTCCGAATCGTAATCATCCAATAATTGATCTGTGATGATTTCTTCTTTGGGTATAATGAATTCTTCGCTCAACATTCTTTCTCTTTTCATAGGGTTTGACAGGTTGATATCATCCAGTTCATCAAAATTATCACTCAACTCGTCTCCAAACTCTACTTTCGGTACTATTAATTGGTTGTCTTGGTATTCCTTTTCGAACGTGATCTCAAGTTCTTCGTCAATTTCCTTCTTAGGTATGACTACGTAAGTAGTGTCTGACGACTGCTGCGCATGTTCCTCCATCTCAAAAATGTATTTCTATTTGGCGAgatctgcaaaaaaaaaaaatagatatttatatccTTAAGTATGGCTCAatcatggggaatagggtgtaatagtccttacagaggactgatcattACTGGCGATGGTAGACGTCCcctcactatatatatatattgctgaTTGTGCTTACCTGATACTGTGATTAAGCTTACCTCAATGagccatatttttatatatatatatatttcttgtgtgagtgtgtatgtcactgaacccCTCCTAagcggctggaccaatttgaatgaatttttttgtatgcctttgggtgacaccctggatggtttagattcacaaatcagctcgacaggtggcgctggggtccgctagtattattttaataaaataatctttgaagATAACAACAAGTGGCATTTTTAACAGTCATATATGTAGCCTATTGCGAGCGAAGGATATGGGGGTTCTGGGATTTTGcagctggaaagaagcagcttctgaccgcctcaaatggagaaatatttTTGATCAAGCCAAGGACCACtcagggctgtagagctttgacgatgatgatgatgataatatccCAGTAGTTAGGTCTCTCGGGGCAAAGTTTGAaacccagcacacacctctaaattGTCTCAGTTacgagtatgtgcgttttaagctaatTAGAATATAAGTTGCTCAAACTTTGAAGGAATCATTTGTGAGGAAACCTTGTTCAAATTAAGgcagaagaaaataaaaaacagacgTTATTGACAATTACTAAGAATTTTTCTGGAGAATTGTTACGCTGAATATTACAGGCACTAGAGTATAGACAATAAGACTATGGCTTCGAAACTACTTATGAAGAATCTTGCAATGTTCCCTAAGTTCATGAAaatgtaagttataaaaattggATTCTAACAATTcgataaatagtaataataataatattaattagatttattgcataaatacacgtagataatcagatgttacaaatttagcttttgttgttgaaacagtgtattaccattaatttggtgtgcaacttacaatcatattatatgaaataaaaacaaaaggaaaacattaaaaaataaattacatcaacaaaaaataatctaaatctaaaaatcatctaatgaaatggaaataagctgttaagtcaaaatacaaatatattttaatgaaattagcAAAGTCATTCTTGAATAATATCCATTATATTGTTGATAatacatgcatacaaaaatttatcgaaaataataacattaagtaaagtcaaataattcattaattgaGTAAAAGCACTTAAATAATAGCCACTTATGcaattttctcttaaataaagCAAGATTCATTCCTTTTATGGATTCTGGCAACTTGTTATATACTCGAATAGccatacaaaatgcattttctcTATATAAGGCTAGTTTAATCCTAGGTACAAGAAGACGATCCTTATGCCTTGGTTCGTTGTCAAAATGCTGGCCTCGAGTTTTAAAGTACTCAGGATACCTTtacacaaacagacaaacttctTTTATATAAGTATCAGAAGAATACGATGCCAAAGATACATACTTGTACTAAAAGTTTTGTATATCAATTTGTTTTCTAAACATTcatataatttgaatattacaCAGGTACGTATCGAATGgatctttttttaaaagtcGGTTTAAattatggtgataaaaaaagttttaccttAATTTAATACGTAGAGGCACTCGATATGCCTATCGAGTTCGGTCTAATTATTTTTGAAGACACAGTGGGTCTTCTCAGTCTTCGCTTTTCTCATAATTCActttataaattcatatatatattgttttttcgGGGCACTTATgggttttcatttattaaaacggaatgatagaatttataaaatataattccatCAATAATAGCTCCACTccataaaaaaacacaacagaCGTCAAATACAAACACAGACAAGATCCTGTTTGGAAAGGTACTGAGCTTCATTTATTCTGTGTCCGTCTTTGGTTTTACCTggttttacattatatactcattgGACTTAGTAAATACATAGTAGTACTCGCTACAAAGTCTGAATAGTGTTTTACTTAGATTGtaactatgtttgtttattaccaATGCACGGCACTGGCGCTAAGCGACGAAAAGATGCATATTTTGGCGGTGTATATTTTGTATGGGGCTACcatcgatggagccggctgcccgcacgaaaaaacatgacgcatgcggcgttacctctctctgaggcgttccattaaAGGCTTGAAGttcaagcgagagcgcggaacgagcgacaaagaggcacagtcggcctccgcgttcgacatctgtctctctcctacttgagtgagcgatgtaAAATCCGTTTGTATACTCCGTCcacgtggacagcttctatacaataatacatttacatgttttcggcaaggatgaagtgcagtgaaaagtgaatgtggtgtcaattgtttatagcaacgataatatctatcaaacaaataaaattaaaattttcttttgaaaaatgcaaccattccatcagtattttcttacgacgttgtcacgttcaactatcgtcagtaaaccgactttacagacaaccaatttttattttaaagaatcggactgtcactagatggcagTGACAGTACGATTCCCCAGTATTGCAACTAGGTGGCGCtacttcgataccatataaatcccAATCAACTTTttcgcgatcgaataagtaaacgtgggcagaaaatctcacacttggtaCTTTGACCAAACTCATTCGCAGTTGTGCATGTCGAGGCTGAGACGTTCTACATAGAATATAATTGGTTTGCCCCCATGTGTAATGATATAATGATGTACGAATGAGATCACTTGGTCCTCTTGGCTACGGATGACTTAGTGCGGTGCAGACGAGTGCAGGTTCCGTCTCTGTCCATGGCCTGCGGTAGGCCGGCTCCACTTTGCTTACGCGTCGGTACTCTCAATGAGTTTACAAACGGAGTTTACATTTAGTTTGTTGCAAATTTGTGATCATCCAAtgcgcacttggccaacgtTGTCAACGGCTAAGACCTCTTACTGCAGGagtcccgtgctctgtagtgggccggtaaagtgTTGATATGCTCTCGAtaatatagataacaaataTGCCGTGCCgttgtcttcttcttcttctttttttgatttatttaattaggttagttttggcttttaggtgtgccaaatgcCGTTGTCTTAAAGGTATAGTCAAATAATAGAaagagtaatttttttcaaagtaccttgtgcccagttggcacagacaaaagccataaacaagaattgaattgagttgaatttattttatttataacgtaCACTTAATATGGTTGCAACTTCATTAACAAATTAACAAGTCAAGAATGAGAATCCTCACACACATCAATCATTTGCGTGGTCACAGTCGATATTATTACAGCTAGTTATGTCCataaatgtagtttttttttaaattcaaaaaattctaaattcatttatttcaagtaggcctaatataagcacttttgaaacgtcaagtctgtccgtttgtagtgattctaccaccggttcggaaggcagattctaccgagaagccggcaagaaactcagcagttgctcttttccaacatcaacaatttacattttgcattttaacattcatttttctatcttgtgagagctgaaagcggagccggatgcttccaagcaaccttgtcattaaaaaattcatcaattgtatagtaacctcgctgtaataaatgtgttttaacaaattctttaaacttgtgcattggcaggtccaaaatcaccttaggaatcatattataaaagcgtaaactcaatcccacaaatgaccttTACTGCTGCACAAAGTATGAACCATTGTCTACTCGAGAGTTCCGAAATCCAATATCCTGGGCCACGTGTTTCCCGGCGCATAGTCAGTAGAAGAAACAGAGTTACCCACATAGCTCGACGAGAcgcgtagctgaagtggcaatgggcggggcacatagctcggagaactgatggacgttggggtcttaaggtgttggagtggcgaccccgcaccggtaaacgcagcgtagggcggcccccaacgagttggacagacaTCAAACGAATTcaatcatcataccaacccattaccggtccactacaaagcacggggctcctcccacaataagaaggggttaaggccgtaagtctaccacgctggcccagtgcggattaaaTAAAGCACTCTCACGTCTGCTGTGCACCGGGCGaatcttaataaacattaaaaaaaaacatcactcCCCGATAGTTTAAATTCCATATTTCGGTCGTCGCTTCAACCAATTAAGTAAAGTTATGGTTAGGTTGATATGTGCCTCGCTAGGTTACACTTTTGGGCGAATTTATAATTGCACACCTTGCACTTATATGGCTTCTCGCCAGTGTGAGTTCTCATGTGGGTGGTCAAAGTATGCTTGCGTTTAAACTTTGCGTGACATTTTTGGCACAAAAACGGCTTTTCATCTGTGTGTGTTTTAAGGTGGCTGATCAAATTATTTTTGGTGGTAAACTTGGCCTCGCATATATCACAAACATACGGTTTAACACCAGCGTGCACTCTCATGTGAATAACcaaactttttttatgtttaaacgcCGCGTGGCATTGCGCGCAAGAAAAACGTCTCACGGGAACCTCGGCGGTCATGCTCTCAGTGAAACCTTCACTGATTGTTGATTCCTCACCAGTGTGAGACTTCTTGTGGATggataaactctttttgtgtttGAATTCAGCACTGCATTGGTCACACGCGAAAGACTTTTCATTGGCGTGAGTTCTCATGTGGGTCGCTAAATACTGCTTAACTGAGAATGTAGCTTGGCACACATCACAAGAGTACGGCTTCTCGACAGTATGGATTCTTTTATGTATAGTCAAGCTTTGTTTGTGTGTGAACTCGGACTGGCATACGTCACATATATATGGCTTTTCGCCGGTGTGCGTTCTCATGTGCCCCGTTAAATTTTGCTTGTTCGTAAATTTAGCCTGACATATAACACAGGTAAACGGCTTCTCGCCAGTGTGACTCCGCATGTGGACATTGTAACTCGTTTTGCGCACAAATTTTTTTGGACACAGTCCGCATGAATAAATTTTCCCCCCCGTGTGTAACCTCATGTGAGTGATCAGACCATATTTGCGTATAAACTTAGCTTGGCAGTGGGCGCAATTGTACGGTTTCTCTTCCGAGTGAGTCTTCATGTGGTCGGTTAAATGGTGTCTGAGTGTAAACGTCGACTGGCACAAGGtgcaaaaaaaaggtttctctCCCGTATGGGACCTCATGTGACCAGTCAAATCATATTTCCTTATAAACTTAGCCTTACAATAAGTGCAAATGTACGGTTTCTCACCACTGTGTATTCTTAAATGGccagttaacttttttttatgtataaatttagCGTGACACTGGTCACAAGAATATCGTCCTTTATGAGTTCTCatgtgtaaatttattttacgtttactttttatttcgccAACATTGTTAGTGGGCTGTCGTTCTCCAGTGTGACCATGTTGGCTCCGCGGACATTTCTTCGCCGAAGGGGAGCCTGAAAGGTAATGGTTTTTCTTTACAATGTCATCGagtgcaattttaatttatctacaGATTGAAAGTGGTAATTTTTAAGCAAAGGAGCTACTaagtaataatatcataaatgcgaaagtttcaTAGTTCTtatttccttcacgccctaacttaggAACCAATCCAGTTGATTTTAGAAATAACAGAGTTATatgaaaggacagagagtaacataggctactttttacttcagaaaaaccaacggttcccaAAGGATTTGTATAAAAACCAGAATAAACCCGGACGAAGaccgcaggcaacagctagttgtatatattatgtgaaagtgtgtcCTTCGATCGTGCAGCAAACGACTATAAAACGGTCTGCGAAGCTAtggtttaataaattttcttagAAATTTTTATCCCTGTGGATGCgcttgctaaaaaaaatataaggatggAGGACCAGGTATTCActtattaacttcaatactaacaatgttcaggatggcatttagatctttcattaataaacAGATTATTGAAGCTAATGACTCTacaaccagttcggaatgctgtcttcggcagagaagaccactggcaaaaactctaccgttgctcttttattcaatcatttaAAACCAga
This region includes:
- the LOC120635833 gene encoding gastrula zinc finger protein XlCGF8.2DB-like, giving the protein MRTHKGRYSCDQCHAKFIHKKKLTGHLRIHSGEKPYICTYCKAKFIRKYDLTGHMRSHTGEKPFFCTLCQSTFTLRHHLTDHMKTHSEEKPYNCAHCQAKFIRKYGLITHMRLHTGGKIYSCGLCPKKFVRKTSYNVHMRSHTGEKPFTCVICQAKFTNKQNLTGHMRTHTGEKPYICDVCQSEFTHKQSLTIHKRIHTVEKPYSCDVCQATFSVKQYLATHMRTHANEKSFACDQCSAEFKHKKSLSIHKKSHTGEESTISEGFTESMTAEVPVRRFSCAQCHAAFKHKKSLVIHMRVHAGVKPYVCDICEAKFTTKNNLISHLKTHTDEKPFLCQKCHAKFKRKHTLTTHMRTHTGEKPYKCKVCNYKFAQKCNLARHIST